CTGGAGAAGAATCTATTCAGTGGGTGTCTGTTTGCAGAGGTATTTTTTGGTGTTTGGGTCTCGGTTTCAGATGTTTCTTTCGGCATTATGACATTGCCTTTTTTTTAGAGTTGTTTATgcttaatattattatatttgatgtcATTTACTAGTGATTTTTAGACTTTGAGCAAAAGAACGTGATTTGGAGGTTAATAGAGTGAAAATATATTATCTTTGTCCAATAAAATCAAGACAAGGCTAAACCTCTAAAGTAGGGAGGAAAACAAGACCAATTTGCTCAAAAAAGGTGCGTCATGGTGCTTTACAACACTACGCAGGAGGTTTCAGGTTAGTGTCATATCGCTGTTGAGTGGCACTACGACAAAAGAACTTCACATGTCGTGCAGATTCAATATGAGCCTGTGGGGTCGTATTGTGGCACCGCGATGCTGTTATGGAAATCaggttttaaaaatattggttGATCATAAACTTCTTCAGAGGATAAACATTTGGAAATTAAAAGGAAAGAGAGTGGAAATAAAGATCTCTTTGAAAGACCATTCTAAAGTTATGGAAatcagttttttaaaaatagaaaaattagaaagctcctaagaaataaaaaaaatagttctaCAAAGTCAAGCCAGTTAGCATGCTTGATACAAAAAATAGAAGCGCATATAATTGCAGCAGTACCTGGAAATTTCACATAGCTCCTTTTGCTGAAGTTTTTGTAATATGTTGAAGTCTAGTTTTGAGAATATAAGCAAAGTCTCATCGTGGGAAGGATCTTGTTGGTAGATATCCAAATACTCTCTTGCCTTGTTTCTTGAAATATCTTTTCTAATAGGCAATTTCAAGGCTTTGCTAAGTTCAGCTGCAAAATGAggatttgattttgaatatctTTCAAGATGTGTGGTAGTAAATTCAAGTGCTTCCTCAAGCACAGCTTCTCCATGTCCCCTCATATGTGATGCTTCATATAGGCTCAAAATTCCTCTTTTATCATCACCCAATGattctttaaattttctattGTTGTCCATGAAGTTTGAGAATATTTCTGTTTAAGtttaaagtgaaaaaaaaattaataatcagttttaaaactaattatatttgtaattagaaggcataatttcattatttgatcaacacttgaaaatgtttggctttaaaatattataaagtttgagttgaaaaatataataaaaacatcaaCTTACCACATGAGATCCTATAACCTTGTTGTCTAAGAAGTCGAAATAGAAGAGCAGTAATATGAAGATCTTCACCATTCTCTTTAGTCAATAAAGTTGTATAAGACACATATAATTGTTGTAAGAATTTGTCGATCTCATTTTCAAAATGATAAGATACACCTAGCCGTTGGATTGAATCAACTAACTTTAACTTCTCCAATGGGTTTTCCATGTAATCAACCACCATCATCCGTATTTCTTCTTTCAACTTTTCAGCTCGTTCTTTCATTTCATCATCTACTTTCTGAAATtataagaataaaattttaaaattactcaCAATACAAAAGTAATGGATTAAAGTTATACACACaataaatgataactaattaaaataaaatattcaataaaggaaatttttaattttagttttaccATGCATCATCAAAGGTAGATGAAAGGAAATGATTAGTCCAAATGCTAGGATGAAAATTTGCAATAGAACGCTTTAGTATGAGGAATGTGATTGGCTTTCATAATTGAAGTAGGAGAATTGAAATTTGAGAAGACATTATCAATTCCTTTCtcgaagagaaaaaaaaaaaaaaaaaaaaagaaaaaaagaaaaaaaaaatgtaagttaTTCACTTGAGAGCTTCTTGAATCTATTGGTGAGACAGCTTGTGATTATAAAGCATGTCTATTTATAGGCTGCTTTCCATTATATATTGTTTGTTGGCCTCGGATTCTTATTGCAAAAATCCAAAGCATTGCATAAATTACCACACGTTTTTTGTGAGTTATATcttaatgttattttatttataaggTTTGAcatttgaaagagaaatatattagaaatttcTACCATCTTGGACGTACCAATATAGTGATGTTAGGGGCTAGAGATTTATTTAAGGATTAAAGTTTAGCTTTGAATTTATAGATTTGTGTTTATATAccattattaaacttaaaaaatatctaatatacATCCTCAAATTCTCGATTCGTGTATCTAGTAAGATTTCTAAACTATCAATTTACATCCAAACggtatcttatatattttaaaaatgttaacatttaaatgttatattaggttttaaatttaacattgtGTCTAATTAATCCATAATACCCCggacattttttataaaaaaaatt
The sequence above is drawn from the Benincasa hispida cultivar B227 unplaced genomic scaffold, ASM972705v1 Contig1463, whole genome shotgun sequence genome and encodes:
- the LOC120068925 gene encoding (+)-gamma-cadinene synthase-like isoform X2, which produces MKVDDEMKERAEKLKEEIRMMVVDYMENPLEKLKLVDSIQRLGVSYHFENEIDKFLQQLYVSYTTLLTKENGEDLHITALLFRLLRQQGYRISCEIFSNFMDNNRKFKESLGDDKRGILSLYEASHMRGHGEAVLEEALEFTTTHLERYSKSNPHFAAELSKALKLPIRKDISRNKAREYLDIYQQDPSHDETLLIFSKLDFNILQKLQQKELCEISSIAVPQYDPTGSY
- the LOC120068925 gene encoding (+)-gamma-cadinene synthase-like isoform X1, which produces MKVDDEMKERAEKLKEEIRMMVVDYMENPLEKLKLVDSIQRLGVSYHFENEIDKFLQQLYVSYTTLLTKENGEDLHITALLFRLLRQQGYRISCEIFSNFMDNNRKFKESLGDDKRGILSLYEASHMRGHGEAVLEEALEFTTTHLERYSKSNPHFAAELSKALKLPIRKDISRNKAREYLDIYQQDPSHDETLLIFSKLDFNILQKLQQKELCEISRYCCNYMRFYFLYQAC
- the LOC120068925 gene encoding (+)-gamma-cadinene synthase-like isoform X3; the protein is MKVDDEMKERAEKLKEEIRMMVVDYMENPLEKLKLVDSIQRLGVSYHFENEIDKFLQQLYVSYTTLLTKENGEDLHITALLFRLLRQQGYRISCEIFSNFMDNNRKFKESLGDDKRGILSLYEASHMRGHGEAVLEEALEFTTTHLERYSKSNPHFAAELSKALKLPIRKDISRNKAREYLDIYQQDPSHDETLLIFSKLDFNILQKLQQKELCEISRIWMSQ